One genomic region from Stackebrandtia nassauensis DSM 44728 encodes:
- a CDS encoding PucR family transcriptional regulator, translating into MNTHKEEPLRLGGQAVDDWLARRYERLAAELVDGFAATIPIYGRFPPDLRRDILWITRHNLDMFIGMLRQRQAPSAEDLAPLAESASRRAEEGVPLADVLTAYHQGIRVTWTQCASLATPDDHDDLVSVSTLVFEYQQIVTSVVATAYAEERQNILGHEREARRALVTALLDGQPAEELAERAGVHLAPGYLVLCLSFGSAEDSDGRRAAISDRRRVRAVASVLEVWPHGQVLTILDPHGGTALLPIKATEPGRTDAISPAERASLRESLAALDFPVLAAAHLSTIERVPVVHTTTREVVDLVERLDYPPGIYQLADVLLEYQFTRPGPGADVLAELLAPLERGTELETTLETYLRHDLSRNATAAALNVHPNTLDYRLNRIARLTGLNPSRQSDLHKLTAALIARRHTLG; encoded by the coding sequence GTGAACACTCACAAAGAGGAGCCATTGCGGCTGGGAGGACAGGCCGTCGACGACTGGCTGGCGCGACGCTACGAGCGACTGGCGGCCGAACTGGTCGACGGTTTCGCCGCCACCATCCCGATCTACGGCCGGTTTCCGCCCGATCTGCGCCGGGACATCCTGTGGATAACCCGGCACAACCTGGACATGTTCATCGGGATGCTGCGGCAGCGGCAGGCCCCGTCGGCGGAGGACCTGGCGCCGCTGGCCGAGTCGGCCTCGCGGCGGGCCGAGGAGGGCGTGCCGCTGGCGGACGTGCTGACCGCCTACCACCAGGGGATCCGGGTGACGTGGACCCAGTGCGCGTCACTGGCCACACCGGACGATCACGACGACCTGGTCTCGGTGTCGACCCTCGTCTTCGAGTACCAGCAGATCGTGACCTCCGTGGTCGCGACCGCCTACGCCGAGGAACGGCAGAACATCCTGGGCCACGAACGCGAGGCCCGGCGGGCGCTGGTGACGGCGCTCCTGGACGGACAACCCGCCGAGGAGCTGGCCGAACGGGCCGGGGTGCACCTGGCGCCGGGCTATCTGGTGCTGTGCCTGAGCTTCGGTTCCGCCGAGGACAGCGACGGCCGCCGGGCGGCGATCAGCGACCGGCGCCGGGTCCGCGCGGTGGCGTCGGTGCTGGAGGTGTGGCCGCACGGGCAGGTGCTGACGATCCTCGACCCGCACGGCGGTACCGCGCTGCTGCCGATCAAGGCCACCGAACCGGGACGCACCGACGCCATCTCGCCCGCCGAACGCGCCTCGCTGCGGGAATCGTTGGCGGCGCTGGACTTCCCGGTGCTGGCCGCCGCGCATCTGTCCACGATCGAGCGAGTCCCGGTCGTCCACACCACCACCCGGGAGGTCGTCGACCTCGTGGAGCGGCTGGACTATCCGCCCGGCATCTACCAGCTCGCCGACGTGCTGCTGGAGTACCAGTTCACCCGGCCCGGCCCCGGCGCCGACGTCCTGGCCGAGCTGTTGGCGCCGCTGGAACGCGGCACCGAACTGGAGACCACACTGGAGACCTATCTGCGGCACGACCTCAGCCGCAACGCCACCGCCGCCGCCCTCAACGTCCACCCCAACACGCTCGACTACCGGCTGAACCGGATCGCGCGGCTCACCGGCCTCAACCCCAGCCGCCAGTCCGACCTCCACAAACTCACCGCCGCCCTCATCGCCCGCCGCCACACGCTCGGCTAG
- a CDS encoding SDR family oxidoreductase: MTRLDGFKIVVTAAGRDFGRSLAIGLAERGAELFLSARDVAAAERTRAETGHPDRVHAFGCDLSRPDTIAGFAEAVAQRTDHVDVLINNGARYLDGTELTSASDADIAETIASGATGTVLAAKHFLPLLRRSQRPDIVTMVSACADPGHDRSLAHPAFYAAKSAQAGFTEILSRRLRPEGVRVMSLYPPDFDNPDRLSPEWDATPRTAADPLTAQSLIDCVLFAIGQPRDCFLRSLHFEQVQ; encoded by the coding sequence ATGACGCGTTTGGACGGATTCAAGATCGTGGTGACGGCCGCCGGACGGGACTTCGGCCGGTCGCTGGCCATCGGCCTCGCCGAACGGGGCGCCGAGCTGTTCCTGTCGGCGCGCGACGTGGCCGCCGCCGAACGCACCCGCGCCGAGACCGGTCACCCGGATCGGGTGCACGCCTTCGGCTGCGACCTGTCGCGGCCGGACACGATCGCCGGTTTCGCCGAAGCGGTCGCCCAGCGCACCGATCACGTCGACGTCCTCATCAACAACGGCGCCCGCTACCTCGACGGCACGGAGCTGACCTCGGCGTCCGACGCCGACATCGCCGAGACCATCGCCTCGGGAGCCACCGGCACCGTGCTCGCGGCCAAGCACTTCCTGCCGCTGCTGCGGCGTTCCCAGCGACCGGACATCGTGACCATGGTGTCGGCCTGCGCCGATCCCGGGCACGATCGCTCGCTGGCCCATCCGGCCTTCTACGCCGCGAAGTCCGCCCAGGCGGGGTTCACCGAGATCCTGTCCCGCAGGCTGCGCCCCGAGGGCGTGCGGGTGATGTCGCTGTACCCGCCCGACTTCGACAACCCCGACCGGCTGTCCCCCGAATGGGATGCCACGCCGCGCACCGCCGCCGACCCGCTGACCGCCCAGTCGCTCATCGACTGCGTGCTGTTCGCGATCGGGCAGCCTCGCGACTGCTTCCTCAGGAGTCTCCACTTCGAACAGGTTCAGTAG